One segment of Panicum virgatum strain AP13 chromosome 1K, P.virgatum_v5, whole genome shotgun sequence DNA contains the following:
- the LOC120640959 gene encoding nudix hydrolase 18, mitochondrial-like — MAAVLVARQGRELQRYSQRTGGRIVVGCIPYRVRCDGELEVLVITSQKGHGMMFPKGGWEEDESMDEAARREALEEAGVLGDTEPVLGFWHYKSRRYVDQTYEGFMFPLRVADELHQWPEMASRKRTWATVNQVMDGCPHLWMREALEKLVARHAMAMLQSAL; from the exons ATGGCGGCCGTGTTGGTGGCGAGGCAGGGGCGCGAGCTGCAGCGCTACAGCCAGCGCACCGGCGGGCGCATCGTGGTTGGGTGCATCCCGTACCGCGTGCGGTGCGACGGCGAGCTGGAGGTGCTGGTGATCACGTCGCAGAAGGGGCACGGCATGATGTTCCCCAAGGGCGGGTGGGAGGAGGACGAGTCCATGGACGAGGCCGCCCGgcgcgaggccctcgaggaggCCGGCGTCCTCGGCGACACCGAGCCGGTGCTCGGCTTCTGGCACTACAAGAGCCGCCGCTACGTCGACCAGACCTACGAGGGCTTCATGTTCCCGCTCCGCGTCGCCGACGAGCTCCACCAGTGGCCCGAGATGGCCTCCCGCAAGCGCACCTGG GCAACGGTGAACCAGGTGATGGACGGGTGCCCGCACTTGTGGATGCGGGAGGCGCTCGAGAAGCTCGTCGCCCGGCACGCCATGGCCATGCTGCAGTCCGCTCTCTGA